The following are encoded together in the Adhaeribacter arboris genome:
- a CDS encoding nicotinate phosphoribosyltransferase: MNISDRFQTSLALLTDLYQLTMAQGYWKKGMAEQEAVFHLYFRKNPFKGGYTVMAGLADAIDLLQHLQFTPEDTAYLGSLRGSKNQPLFEQGFLDYLLQMRFTCDVAAVPEGTVVFPNEPLLRISGPILQCQLVETPLLTIINFQTLVATKAARIVEAAQGDRVIEFGMRRAQGPDGALSATRAAFIGGIGATSNLLAGRLFTIPVKGTHAHSWVMSFTEEQAAFTAYAEVFPDDSVFLVDTYNTLAGIKKAVTVAKDLRARGHELQGVRLDSGDLAYLSKEGRRLFDEAGFPAVSIVASNDLDEYLIESLKRQGARIDTWGIGTKLVTAYDQPALGGVYKLGALRHPVTGEWEYKLKLSEQLAKISTPGIQQVRRFFNEQGFLADMIYSEETAPTSTLIDPNDATRRKTMASSIQCQDLLVPIFRQGQLIYQTPDLRTIQQHAQQQVQQLHETIRRFLNPHVYPVGLEENLYNQKIDIILKLRQAEKA; this comes from the coding sequence ATGAATATATCCGATCGCTTCCAAACCTCCTTGGCATTACTAACCGATTTGTACCAATTAACGATGGCTCAAGGATATTGGAAAAAAGGAATGGCCGAACAGGAAGCTGTTTTTCATTTATACTTCCGGAAGAACCCATTTAAAGGAGGTTATACCGTAATGGCTGGTCTGGCGGATGCCATAGATTTGTTACAGCACCTGCAATTTACGCCGGAAGATACCGCTTATTTAGGCAGCTTACGCGGCAGTAAAAATCAACCTTTATTCGAACAAGGCTTTCTGGATTACTTGCTGCAAATGCGTTTTACCTGCGATGTAGCCGCGGTGCCCGAAGGTACGGTGGTATTTCCAAATGAACCTTTATTGCGTATCTCCGGCCCTATTTTACAATGTCAGCTCGTCGAGACTCCTTTACTCACCATCATTAATTTCCAGACGCTGGTAGCTACCAAAGCCGCGCGCATTGTGGAAGCAGCCCAAGGTGATCGGGTGATTGAGTTTGGTATGCGCCGGGCGCAGGGACCGGATGGGGCCTTATCTGCTACCCGAGCGGCCTTTATCGGCGGAATAGGAGCTACTTCTAACCTGCTGGCTGGGCGATTATTTACTATTCCGGTAAAAGGCACGCACGCGCACAGTTGGGTAATGAGTTTTACGGAAGAACAAGCTGCCTTTACCGCTTACGCCGAGGTATTTCCGGATGATTCGGTATTTCTGGTAGATACCTATAATACCCTAGCCGGAATTAAAAAAGCCGTGACAGTTGCGAAAGATCTGCGGGCTCGCGGGCATGAATTACAAGGTGTCCGGCTGGACTCCGGTGATTTAGCTTATTTAAGTAAGGAAGGTCGTCGCCTTTTCGATGAGGCTGGTTTCCCGGCGGTATCCATTGTGGCCAGCAACGACTTAGACGAGTATTTGATCGAGAGCTTAAAACGACAGGGTGCCCGCATTGATACCTGGGGAATTGGTACCAAATTAGTAACCGCTTACGATCAACCGGCCTTGGGCGGCGTGTATAAGTTAGGAGCGCTCCGCCACCCAGTTACCGGCGAGTGGGAATACAAATTAAAACTGTCAGAGCAATTGGCCAAAATATCTACCCCGGGTATTCAGCAGGTACGTCGCTTTTTTAACGAACAAGGCTTTCTGGCCGATATGATTTATTCAGAAGAAACCGCGCCTACTTCCACGCTCATCGACCCGAATGATGCTACCCGCCGTAAAACTATGGCATCCAGCATTCAATGCCAGGACTTACTCGTTCCAATTTTCCGGCAAGGTCAGCTTATTTACCAAACCCCGGATTTACGCACTATTCAACAGCACGCGCAACAGCAAGTACAGCAATTACACGAAACTATCCGCCGTTTTTTAAATCCGCACGTGTATCCGGTAGGCCTGGAAGAAAATTTATATAATCAGAAAATAGATATTATTTTAAAATTACGGCAAGCTGAAAAAGCGTAA
- a CDS encoding 3-keto-disaccharide hydrolase → MKYFRFLKYIIWFSLISLFPGRTVYAQNPHGDKDKQTFKSLFNGLTLDGWHIIPGGNWQVINGAIVGTSSKEEKRHGLLVSDKVYKDFTVKLKFRPITGNSGFYFRCEETNDEVGVHGFQAEIDPEKDSGGLYETGSREWVVQPKPEDVKRWLKPGLWNDMTVIARGGNIVVFINGYKTAALSNDAGRPEGHLALQLHGGMDMNVLFKDIQISEE, encoded by the coding sequence ATGAAATATTTTAGATTTTTAAAATATATTATTTGGTTTTCACTCATTAGTTTGTTTCCAGGGCGAACAGTTTACGCCCAAAATCCGCATGGGGATAAAGATAAACAAACGTTTAAAAGCCTTTTTAATGGTCTTACTTTAGACGGCTGGCATATTATTCCGGGTGGCAATTGGCAGGTAATAAACGGAGCTATTGTTGGAACCAGTAGCAAAGAAGAAAAACGCCACGGTTTGCTGGTAAGCGATAAAGTATACAAAGATTTTACCGTAAAATTAAAATTTCGACCCATTACAGGTAATAGCGGCTTTTACTTCCGCTGCGAAGAAACCAACGACGAGGTGGGCGTGCACGGCTTTCAAGCGGAGATAGATCCCGAGAAAGATTCCGGGGGCTTGTACGAAACGGGTAGCCGCGAATGGGTAGTTCAACCCAAGCCGGAAGACGTTAAAAGATGGTTGAAGCCCGGTCTCTGGAACGACATGACGGTTATTGCCCGGGGCGGGAACATTGTGGTTTTTATTAACGGCTACAAAACGGCCGCCCTGAGCAATGATGCCGGCCGCCCGGAAGGCCATTTAGCGCTGCAACTACACGGTGGCATGGATATGAACGTGCTTTTTAAAGATATTCAAATTTCCGAAGAGTAA
- a CDS encoding LLM class flavin-dependent oxidoreductase, which translates to MSVKSIRLSVLDQSPIRKSGTARQALQETVQLAKMADKLGYTRFWVSEHHNTRGLAGSTPEVLMAHLANKTQYIRVGSGGVMLPHYSALKVAENFRMLETLFPGRIDLGIGRAPGSDRLTAQALNPYNTFSEQDFFQQLTDLGHYLNDTFEPGTDLARIKAIPSAETVPPVWLLSSSGQSGVFAAHFGFGFSFAHFINPNGGPEMVKSYRTHFQASENLPAPVANASVFVLCAETEKKAQELQAVMDLLMLRIEKGIRAGVPPYEDANAQEYTESELARIQYNRQRMVAGTPEQVKEKLTQMATDYDIDELVIVTITYDFADRLRSYELLAQAFELKSPSSSLNWKPEPGFYA; encoded by the coding sequence ATGAGTGTAAAATCAATTCGGCTAAGTGTACTCGATCAATCGCCGATTCGGAAGAGCGGCACTGCTCGCCAAGCCCTGCAGGAAACCGTACAACTCGCTAAGATGGCCGATAAGTTAGGCTATACCCGTTTTTGGGTATCGGAACACCATAACACCCGAGGCTTAGCCGGCTCCACCCCCGAGGTATTAATGGCGCATTTAGCTAATAAAACGCAGTATATCCGGGTAGGGTCGGGTGGCGTGATGCTCCCGCACTACAGCGCTTTAAAAGTGGCAGAAAATTTCCGGATGCTCGAAACTCTTTTCCCGGGCCGGATTGATTTAGGAATTGGCCGGGCGCCCGGTTCCGACCGACTGACGGCTCAAGCCTTAAATCCGTATAATACCTTCAGTGAACAAGACTTTTTTCAGCAACTCACCGATTTAGGCCACTACCTGAACGATACCTTTGAACCCGGCACCGACTTAGCCCGCATTAAGGCTATTCCCAGTGCCGAAACCGTACCGCCGGTCTGGTTGCTTAGTTCCAGCGGGCAGAGTGGCGTTTTCGCGGCTCATTTTGGTTTTGGTTTTTCATTTGCTCATTTCATCAATCCAAACGGTGGTCCGGAAATGGTAAAATCATACCGTACTCATTTTCAAGCCTCCGAAAACTTACCCGCTCCGGTAGCCAATGCCAGTGTTTTTGTTTTATGCGCCGAAACCGAAAAAAAGGCACAAGAACTACAAGCCGTAATGGACTTACTTATGCTTCGGATTGAGAAAGGTATCCGGGCGGGTGTACCCCCTTACGAAGATGCCAATGCCCAGGAATATACTGAATCAGAACTAGCCCGTATTCAATATAACCGCCAAAGAATGGTAGCCGGTACACCCGAGCAGGTAAAAGAAAAACTAACCCAAATGGCTACGGACTACGACATAGACGAGCTCGTAATTGTAACCATTACTTATGATTTTGCCGACCGGCTGCGCAGCTACGAATTATTGGCGCAGGCCTTTGAATTAAAGAGCCCCAGTTCTTCACTGAACTGGAAACCGGAACCAGGATTTTACGCGTGA
- a CDS encoding carboxymuconolactone decarboxylase family protein, with product MQTFTTLRTPRFKTVPYSDATPEVQAIYNETMQVLQLPFVLNWFKCQGSNDVLLRGNWTKLKSTLIEGQVPNILKQLIIYNVSKIRGCEYCAKAHGIFADSMSQLISDEENFKVTENMDSAALPNSYKAAIRLVTKAALQTETVTNEDFEELAKEGFNDEEIQELMAQADLVNMLNTIATISGIKVDNELLEAEF from the coding sequence ATGCAAACCTTTACCACCTTACGTACTCCCCGTTTTAAAACAGTTCCTTACAGCGATGCTACTCCCGAGGTACAAGCTATTTACAACGAAACCATGCAGGTTTTGCAGTTGCCTTTTGTACTAAACTGGTTTAAGTGCCAGGGCAGCAACGATGTGTTGCTTCGCGGCAATTGGACGAAGTTGAAATCTACTCTCATCGAAGGGCAAGTGCCTAATATCCTGAAGCAACTAATTATCTATAATGTGTCGAAGATTCGGGGTTGTGAGTACTGTGCCAAAGCCCACGGTATTTTTGCTGATAGCATGAGCCAATTAATCAGCGATGAAGAAAATTTTAAAGTTACCGAAAATATGGATTCGGCGGCGTTACCTAATAGCTACAAAGCGGCAATCCGGTTAGTTACGAAAGCGGCGCTGCAAACGGAAACCGTTACTAACGAGGATTTTGAAGAATTAGCAAAGGAAGGCTTTAACGACGAAGAAATTCAGGAGTTAATGGCCCAAGCCGATTTAGTAAACATGCTGAATACAATTGCTACTATCTCCGGCATAAAAGTAGATAATGAGTTACTGGAAGCCGAATTTTAA
- a CDS encoding response regulator, producing the protein MKKIVLVDDMDIFNFIMKKVISNVDPVHQVHDFTNGQQALDQLEDLEPNLIFLDLNMPEVNGWDFLETMRARNLPHKVYILTSSTSELDRQRSEKYQNVVNFLTKPVAQDKVAEILKEV; encoded by the coding sequence ATGAAAAAGATTGTGTTGGTTGATGACATGGATATTTTCAATTTCATCATGAAGAAAGTAATATCCAATGTTGATCCTGTTCATCAGGTGCACGATTTTACGAATGGTCAGCAGGCTCTGGATCAGTTAGAAGACCTGGAGCCAAACCTAATTTTTCTGGATTTAAATATGCCGGAAGTGAATGGGTGGGATTTTCTGGAAACTATGCGGGCTCGAAATTTACCACACAAAGTGTATATTCTTACCTCGTCTACCAGCGAACTGGATCGACAGCGTTCGGAAAAGTATCAGAACGTGGTTAATTTTTTAACTAAACCAGTGGCCCAGGATAAGGTTGCCGAGATTTTAAAAGAAGTTTAG
- a CDS encoding PQQ-dependent sugar dehydrogenase codes for MSFKTSLRKHFFTTIYGSLLFLATYACTNIGHEKKVLVFTPAKTNPETTAAGVAALQELGAEHKFKVDTAFTAARLTEDSLKKYAAVVLLNTAPDELGHSQQVDLQRFEQAGGKIIKPEPVTSPEKFKDASYQRQLGSNIETEVAKASKLDYSKATIARVPEESRFVQMVLDQNLDEPMQMTILEQGKVLFIERRGNVKLYDPAKRATRVISKFNVHTEGNYEDGLLGVTKDPKFSENHWVYFYYSPEVKESKQNLSRFTMIGDSLDMKSETLIMEVPVQRETCCHSAGGLVFGPEGYLYISTGDNTSSKESDGFSPLDERPGRGPFDSQKSSGNTNDLRGKILRIIPKPEGGYDIPEGNLFPKGTPKTRPEIYVMGTRNAFRFSIDAKTKYLYWGDVGPDGGSDGPQGPRSYDEFNQARQAGNHGWPYFVADNKAYSDWDFATNKPGPLFDPNRPVNKSPNNTGLEVLPPAQKPLMWYPYDVSKEFPFLGKGSRSAMAGPVYYSEMYGDSKKKFPAYYDGKLFIYEWARSWVKVVSFHPDGSLNKVEPFLPSMEVFKPIDMQFGPDGAMYLLQYGENYFARNPDARLVRIEYTEGNRAPVATITADKQVGAAPLQVKVSAKESYDYDKTDKLTYEWRLTSGGEVISREAETTLNFDKPGVYKPELTVKDDKGEVTTTQTEIKVGNEPPQVAIDITGNRSFFFDNNTFNYKVSVSDKEEGTVGQGIDPSQVMLAFDYLPQGKDYALISAASKSGNVATKFLKGKSLIDGSDCKSCHDLEKKSIGPSYKMVAERYAAAGENSVGFLAEKIIKGGNGNWGHSLMAAHPQHSKAETSEMVRYILSLSATNNAGGSMPLQGKFTTKEHLGTGEEGSYIITVSYRDKGNAFTGPLTDRKTLVLRHPKVQAEDYDGYQQINTQRPPNSGGLGYVDNIRNGSWISFKNIDLTGIETLTFRVNANGNRYPGGTIEVRSGSVSGPVVATATVKTTNIEGKGQLMSNDPRWSEVTASVTNAVTKPQDLYLVFQNNQSPNRNLFLLDWINFGNFSKKSWVVIKNNC; via the coding sequence ATGTCCTTCAAAACCTCTTTACGCAAACATTTTTTTACCACAATTTACGGGAGCTTGTTGTTCCTGGCTACGTATGCGTGTACCAATATTGGGCACGAAAAAAAAGTTTTAGTATTTACTCCGGCTAAAACGAATCCCGAAACGACTGCTGCTGGGGTGGCTGCTTTACAAGAATTAGGAGCAGAACATAAATTTAAGGTAGACACGGCTTTTACTGCTGCGCGCCTCACTGAAGACTCCCTGAAAAAATATGCGGCGGTGGTATTATTAAATACTGCTCCGGATGAATTAGGCCATAGTCAGCAGGTAGATCTGCAGCGGTTTGAGCAGGCAGGTGGAAAAATTATTAAACCTGAACCGGTAACTAGCCCCGAAAAATTTAAAGATGCCTCTTACCAGAGACAGTTAGGCAGCAATATCGAAACGGAAGTTGCTAAAGCTAGTAAGCTTGATTATAGTAAAGCTACTATTGCGCGTGTACCCGAAGAAAGCCGTTTTGTGCAAATGGTACTCGACCAAAACCTGGATGAGCCCATGCAAATGACCATTCTGGAACAAGGTAAAGTATTATTTATTGAGCGCCGGGGTAACGTAAAACTTTATGACCCGGCTAAAAGAGCAACCCGCGTTATTTCTAAATTTAACGTGCACACCGAAGGGAACTACGAAGATGGTCTATTGGGAGTAACCAAAGATCCTAAGTTTTCGGAGAACCATTGGGTGTATTTTTATTACTCGCCGGAAGTAAAAGAATCGAAACAAAATCTTTCGCGCTTTACCATGATCGGCGATAGCCTGGATATGAAGTCGGAAACGCTGATTATGGAAGTGCCGGTGCAACGCGAAACTTGCTGCCACTCGGCTGGTGGTTTAGTGTTTGGTCCGGAAGGTTATTTGTACATTTCTACCGGCGATAATACCAGTTCCAAAGAATCAGATGGCTTTTCGCCGCTGGATGAGCGGCCGGGTCGTGGTCCTTTCGATTCCCAAAAATCATCGGGTAATACCAACGATTTACGCGGTAAAATTCTGCGGATTATTCCCAAACCGGAAGGTGGCTACGATATTCCGGAAGGCAACTTATTCCCGAAAGGAACTCCTAAAACCCGCCCTGAAATTTACGTAATGGGTACCCGCAATGCCTTCCGGTTCTCGATAGATGCGAAAACCAAATATTTGTACTGGGGCGATGTTGGTCCGGATGGGGGTAGCGATGGCCCGCAAGGCCCGCGCAGTTACGATGAGTTTAACCAAGCTCGTCAGGCGGGTAACCATGGTTGGCCGTATTTTGTGGCGGATAACAAAGCTTATTCTGACTGGGACTTTGCCACGAACAAGCCCGGCCCTTTATTCGATCCAAACCGGCCGGTAAACAAATCGCCGAATAATACCGGTTTAGAAGTACTGCCACCCGCGCAAAAACCTTTAATGTGGTACCCTTACGATGTGTCCAAAGAGTTTCCGTTTTTGGGGAAAGGTTCCCGCAGTGCCATGGCTGGTCCGGTGTATTATTCCGAAATGTACGGCGATAGCAAAAAGAAATTCCCGGCGTATTATGATGGCAAATTATTCATTTACGAGTGGGCCCGCAGCTGGGTAAAGGTAGTAAGCTTCCACCCTGATGGTTCATTAAACAAAGTAGAGCCTTTCCTGCCGAGTATGGAAGTATTTAAACCGATTGATATGCAATTTGGTCCGGACGGCGCCATGTATTTGCTGCAATACGGCGAAAATTACTTTGCCCGTAACCCTGATGCTCGTTTGGTGCGCATCGAATACACCGAGGGCAACCGGGCACCAGTTGCGACTATTACCGCTGATAAACAAGTAGGCGCTGCTCCTTTACAAGTAAAAGTTTCGGCCAAAGAATCTTACGACTACGATAAAACCGATAAATTAACCTATGAGTGGCGTTTAACCTCGGGAGGAGAAGTAATATCCCGGGAAGCAGAAACCACTTTAAATTTTGATAAGCCGGGCGTTTACAAACCTGAACTTACCGTGAAAGATGATAAAGGCGAAGTTACGACTACGCAAACCGAAATTAAAGTAGGTAACGAGCCGCCGCAAGTAGCCATTGATATTACCGGTAACCGTTCGTTTTTCTTTGATAACAATACTTTTAATTATAAAGTGAGTGTGTCTGATAAAGAAGAAGGAACCGTAGGACAAGGAATAGATCCTAGCCAGGTAATGCTTGCCTTTGATTATTTACCCCAAGGCAAAGACTACGCGCTTATTTCGGCGGCTTCCAAATCGGGTAACGTAGCTACTAAATTTTTAAAAGGTAAATCTTTGATTGATGGCAGCGATTGTAAGTCGTGTCACGATTTAGAAAAGAAATCCATCGGACCAAGCTACAAAATGGTAGCCGAACGTTATGCGGCGGCCGGCGAGAATTCGGTGGGTTTCTTAGCGGAAAAAATTATTAAAGGTGGTAATGGCAATTGGGGGCATAGCTTAATGGCCGCGCACCCGCAGCACAGCAAAGCCGAAACATCCGAAATGGTGCGTTATATTTTATCGCTGTCGGCTACGAATAACGCGGGTGGCAGCATGCCGCTGCAAGGTAAATTTACCACCAAAGAGCACCTTGGTACCGGCGAAGAAGGTTCGTATATTATTACTGTAAGCTACCGCGATAAAGGCAACGCATTTACCGGGCCACTTACCGATCGTAAAACCTTGGTTCTGCGTCATCCCAAAGTGCAAGCGGAAGATTACGATGGCTACCAGCAAATTAATACGCAACGTCCGCCCAATTCCGGTGGTTTAGGTTACGTTGATAATATCCGGAACGGTTCCTGGATATCTTTCAAAAATATTGATTTAACTGGTATAGAAACTTTAACCTTCCGGGTAAATGCGAATGGTAACAGATATCCGGGTGGTACCATTGAAGTACGCAGCGGTTCGGTAAGCGGCCCGGTTGTAGCCACGGCTACCGTGAAAACAACTAATATCGAAGGTAAAGGTCAACTAATGTCTAACGACCCGCGCTGGTCAGAAGTAACTGCCTCCGTAACGAATGCCGTTACTAAGCCGCAGGATTTATACCTAGTGTTCCAGAATAATCAAAGCCCAAACCGCAATTTGTTCCTGCTCGACTGGATTAACTTTGGTAACTTTAGTAAAAAATCCTGGGTCGTAATTAAAAATAATTGCTAA
- a CDS encoding NAD(P)-dependent oxidoreductase — MKSKIKTALLGGTGKAGKYLVEQLLKQSLPFKILVRNPEKFKIVNPLIEVVLGDARDYKSIHTLLEGCQTVISTLGLGQPPSEPTLFSQATTHILRAMQAHQISRYLLITGLNVNTPLDKKGTKTQFATDWMHTHFPKSTQDKQLEYEILSDSKIDWTLVRLPLIEQTDERRGIHVSLEDCPGEKICATDLAYFLIEQLDSNTYVRQAPFLAND, encoded by the coding sequence ATGAAATCAAAAATAAAAACAGCCCTGTTGGGCGGTACCGGTAAAGCCGGGAAATACCTGGTTGAGCAACTCCTAAAGCAAAGCCTGCCTTTTAAAATTCTTGTCCGGAACCCGGAAAAATTTAAAATAGTGAACCCTTTAATAGAAGTTGTGCTTGGTGATGCCCGGGATTACAAAAGTATACATACTTTACTAGAAGGTTGCCAAACCGTAATCAGCACTTTAGGCTTAGGTCAGCCACCCAGCGAACCTACCTTGTTCAGCCAAGCTACCACTCATATTTTACGGGCCATGCAAGCGCATCAAATTTCGCGGTACCTATTGATAACCGGTTTGAATGTAAACACTCCCCTTGATAAAAAAGGTACCAAAACCCAGTTTGCTACGGATTGGATGCACACGCATTTTCCAAAAAGTACCCAGGATAAACAATTAGAGTACGAGATTTTATCTGACAGTAAAATTGATTGGACTTTGGTTAGATTGCCCCTAATTGAGCAAACGGACGAAAGAAGAGGAATACACGTGAGCCTGGAAGATTGCCCGGGTGAGAAGATTTGCGCTACCGACTTAGCGTATTTTTTGATCGAGCAGTTGGATTCAAATACCTATGTAAGGCAAGCTCCTTTTTTAGCTAATGATTAA
- a CDS encoding sugar phosphate isomerase/epimerase family protein: MINRRDFLKQAGSLTLGAAALPLLAQAGSLAKPKSAGIQLYTVRKELEADVKGTLKKLATIGYKELESARSAKGNYYGFAPKEFKKVIQDLGMNLRSGHVHLDKDWQKTVADAAETGQTYLICSSLPTEGQTISNYQKVAEQFNKAGEECKKAGLQFGYHNHEYEFEKAEGKVLYDLLLAETDPKLVAWELDLGWVVATGHDPIDYFTRYPRRFPLWHLKDMKKNEPVSTEFGKGGLDIAKLFQNADKSGLKYYFVEQEEYSGDPIESVKHNFNYLQKLKA; the protein is encoded by the coding sequence ATGATTAATCGTCGGGATTTTTTGAAACAAGCCGGCTCCCTTACTTTAGGAGCAGCTGCCCTCCCCTTATTAGCCCAAGCCGGTTCCCTGGCTAAACCTAAAAGCGCCGGTATTCAATTATATACTGTCCGGAAAGAACTAGAAGCGGATGTAAAAGGCACTTTGAAAAAACTGGCTACTATTGGCTACAAAGAACTGGAATCAGCGCGCAGTGCCAAAGGTAATTACTATGGCTTTGCTCCGAAAGAATTTAAAAAAGTTATTCAGGATTTAGGCATGAACCTGCGCAGTGGCCATGTGCACCTGGATAAAGATTGGCAAAAAACCGTCGCTGATGCCGCTGAAACCGGTCAGACATACCTAATTTGTTCCTCGCTGCCCACCGAAGGGCAAACTATTAGTAATTATCAAAAAGTGGCTGAACAATTTAATAAAGCCGGCGAAGAATGTAAAAAAGCAGGTTTGCAATTTGGCTATCATAACCACGAATACGAATTTGAAAAAGCAGAAGGCAAAGTACTGTATGATTTGCTTTTGGCCGAAACCGATCCGAAACTGGTAGCTTGGGAATTAGATTTAGGCTGGGTAGTAGCTACGGGCCACGATCCAATTGATTATTTTACCCGTTATCCCCGTCGCTTTCCGTTGTGGCATTTAAAAGACATGAAGAAAAACGAGCCGGTAAGCACCGAATTTGGGAAGGGCGGTCTGGATATTGCCAAGCTTTTCCAGAACGCCGATAAATCAGGTTTAAAATATTATTTTGTGGAGCAGGAAGAATATTCCGGTGACCCCATAGAAAGTGTAAAACATAATTTTAATTACTTACAGAAGTTAAAAGCATAA
- a CDS encoding formylglycine-generating enzyme family protein, with protein MNLHKFITSGAVTVILLVAAGFTNKQPLPNSVANSFQEDKFDPYRETIPGTKVSFELVPIKGGEFRMGSPATEAKRKPDEGPQHKVKIEPFWMGKYEVTWDEFEIFVYKEIEKQSMNASSMAATGPSDAVSRPSPPYLDMTFGMGKSGFPAINMTQFGALTYCKWLTAKTGHFYRLPTEAEWEYACRAGATTAYSFGDDPTGLDEYSWNFNNSNAGTKKVGSKKPNAWGLYDMHGNVAEWTLDQYDPNFYAQFAKATATNPWLKPTKLYAHTLRGGSWDDDPDALRSAARQFSKPVWKQRDPQIPKSQWWFTDASFVGFRVVRPLKQPSAEEIAKYWSEPIKDYGS; from the coding sequence ATGAATTTACACAAATTTATAACATCCGGAGCAGTAACCGTAATTTTGCTGGTAGCTGCCGGGTTTACAAACAAGCAACCTCTTCCTAATTCTGTTGCCAACTCTTTTCAAGAAGATAAATTTGATCCTTATCGCGAAACCATTCCGGGTACTAAAGTATCCTTTGAACTAGTACCTATAAAAGGGGGGGAATTTAGGATGGGTAGCCCGGCTACCGAAGCAAAACGTAAACCCGACGAAGGCCCCCAACACAAAGTTAAAATTGAGCCGTTCTGGATGGGAAAATACGAAGTAACCTGGGATGAGTTTGAAATTTTTGTGTACAAAGAAATTGAAAAACAATCCATGAACGCTTCCTCTATGGCGGCAACGGGCCCTTCTGATGCGGTTTCGCGGCCTAGCCCCCCGTACCTGGATATGACTTTTGGGATGGGCAAAAGCGGCTTTCCGGCCATAAACATGACCCAGTTTGGAGCACTTACTTATTGTAAATGGTTAACTGCTAAAACCGGGCATTTTTACCGTTTGCCCACCGAAGCAGAATGGGAGTATGCCTGCCGGGCCGGTGCAACAACGGCTTATTCTTTCGGTGATGATCCCACTGGACTGGACGAATACAGCTGGAATTTTAACAACAGCAACGCCGGCACTAAAAAAGTAGGGAGTAAAAAACCAAATGCCTGGGGATTATACGACATGCACGGTAACGTAGCCGAATGGACTTTAGACCAGTACGATCCTAATTTTTACGCTCAGTTTGCCAAAGCAACTGCTACTAATCCTTGGTTAAAGCCAACAAAATTGTACGCGCATACGCTACGGGGTGGTTCCTGGGACGATGATCCGGATGCTTTACGCAGTGCGGCCCGTCAGTTCTCGAAACCCGTATGGAAGCAACGTGATCCGCAAATTCCTAAGAGCCAGTGGTGGTTTACCGATGCCTCTTTTGTGGGTTTCCGGGTAGTACGCCCGCTTAAACAGCCCTCCGCCGAAGAAATTGCTAAATATTGGTCAGAGCCCATTAAAGATTATGGCTCTTGA